CCGTCTTTTTATTGATCGGTGTGCTTCGTAAATCTTCTATGAAGCTTTCATTAGTGAACCAATCAAAGGAATGGGGAGGAAAGAAAAGTTGATCTTCCCATGCATCATGCAGAGTGGGGGAGTAGACTTTATCATCTTTTGACGTGGATCCATCAGAGGTATATATGCTTCCCCAGTAATCCTCTCTGGAACCAGTGTGGGGAATCTCTTTTGTAAATTGGCCAACACCGCGAAAAACCACCGGATGCTGAAAAAGAAGCCCATATAATAATTTCCCCGTTTCAATACGCTGTTTCGGGTCGGCAAAGCGTTCGACGGTAAGGCCTGTCAAGTTATGAAGTCCTTTTTGCTTGTTTGCATAAGGAAAGATCACTTTCATGAAGCCTAAGTACTCCTGAAGCTGAAAATCAAGCCTGCGGAGGATTTCACCATGACGGGTGCGCTTTAAGATCCTTTCCTGAAGCATTCTTTGTTCATTTATGATAAGGGCCGTTGTCAAAAGGGGTGAATGGGGATCTTCGATGAAAGATTCCCAAATCGGGGCCATGAATCTTGAAATGCGGAATACTGGTAAATACTTTCTTAGCGGAAGTTCTTTTTG
The DNA window shown above is from Peribacillus sp. FSL P2-0133 and carries:
- a CDS encoding DUF2515 family protein codes for the protein MLSQYLQKLMGKHPVKTKPIIDAERYDTLKSRLQKELFQPFDESKAFFPEETALIKSIRTETAALNRNNITRTQAYLAFYNRNPEVHWAFLAHMVSRNGGYHMTDLKSSTMTHLLDRAERQKFFLFLERANSAIFADAFPQLLLYENAKQKELPLRKYLPVFRISRFMAPIWESFIEDPHSPLLTTALIINEQRMLQERILKRTRHGEILRRLDFQLQEYLGFMKVIFPYANKQKGLHNLTGLTVERFADPKQRIETGKLLYGLLFQHPVVFRGVGQFTKEIPHTGSREDYWGSIYTSDGSTSKDDKVYSPTLHDAWEDQLFFPPHSFDWFTNESFIEDLRSTPINKKTDLTNEVLENVKQLKTLNGMKSIF